From Fibrobacter sp. UWB5, a single genomic window includes:
- the leuC gene encoding 3-isopropylmalate dehydratase large subunit codes for MGKSLYQKIFESHTVAKLPSGQCQLFIGLHLCHEVTSPQAFAQLREEGQKVLFPERTFATVDHIIPTTFPERNRPLKDGISEEMFSHIENNTKNNGIKFFGPATAEQGVIHIVGPEEGVTQPGMTVACGDSHTATHGAFGAIAFGIGTSQVADVLATQTLAMSPLKTRRIKFTGKLKPGVTAKDVALAYIAKLGVNGGVGYAYEFAGPVIENMGMEGRMTICNMAIEGGARVGYCNPDEKTFEYLKGRPYAPKADKWDEAVAYWKSVATDADAQFDDEVEINCDNLEPMVTWGITPAQAIPLNGNMPKIDEFEGSEKKVISEAYEYMGWEEGSKMIGRPIDIAFVGSCTNGRLSDLQAAAEIIKGHKVAPTVKMWVVPGSMKIKVEAEQLGLDKIFKEAGAEWREAGCSLCLAMNPDKLKDRQVSASSSNRNFKGRQGSPSGRTILMSPAMVAAAAIEGKVTDVRKYIK; via the coding sequence ATGGGAAAATCACTCTATCAGAAGATTTTTGAAAGCCACACGGTAGCTAAGCTCCCGAGCGGCCAGTGCCAGCTCTTTATCGGGCTCCACCTCTGCCACGAAGTCACGAGCCCGCAGGCATTTGCGCAGCTCCGCGAAGAAGGCCAGAAGGTTCTGTTCCCGGAACGCACGTTCGCCACGGTCGACCACATTATCCCGACCACCTTCCCGGAACGTAACCGCCCGCTCAAGGACGGCATTTCCGAAGAGATGTTCTCCCACATTGAAAATAACACCAAGAACAACGGCATCAAGTTCTTTGGCCCCGCTACCGCCGAACAGGGCGTTATCCACATCGTGGGCCCCGAAGAAGGCGTGACCCAGCCGGGCATGACCGTCGCTTGCGGTGACTCCCACACGGCAACGCACGGTGCCTTCGGTGCTATCGCATTCGGTATCGGCACCAGCCAGGTGGCAGACGTTCTCGCTACCCAGACGCTCGCCATGAGCCCCTTGAAGACTCGCCGCATCAAGTTCACCGGCAAGCTGAAGCCGGGTGTGACCGCCAAGGACGTTGCCCTCGCCTACATCGCTAAGCTCGGCGTGAACGGTGGTGTTGGCTACGCTTACGAATTTGCTGGCCCCGTCATCGAAAACATGGGCATGGAAGGCCGTATGACCATCTGCAACATGGCTATCGAAGGTGGCGCCCGCGTCGGTTACTGCAACCCCGACGAAAAGACTTTCGAATACCTCAAGGGCCGTCCGTACGCCCCGAAGGCCGACAAGTGGGACGAAGCCGTTGCTTACTGGAAGTCCGTGGCTACCGACGCCGACGCCCAGTTTGACGACGAAGTCGAAATCAACTGCGACAACCTCGAACCGATGGTCACCTGGGGTATCACTCCGGCTCAGGCCATCCCGCTCAACGGCAACATGCCGAAAATCGACGAATTCGAAGGCAGCGAAAAGAAGGTCATCTCCGAAGCCTACGAATACATGGGCTGGGAAGAAGGTTCCAAGATGATTGGCCGCCCCATCGACATCGCCTTCGTGGGTAGCTGCACCAACGGCCGCCTCAGCGACTTGCAGGCCGCCGCCGAAATCATCAAGGGCCACAAGGTCGCCCCGACTGTCAAGATGTGGGTCGTTCCGGGCTCCATGAAGATCAAGGTGGAAGCCGAACAGCTCGGTCTCGACAAAATTTTCAAGGAAGCCGGTGCCGAATGGCGCGAAGCAGGCTGCTCGCTCTGCCTCGCCATGAACCCGGACAAGCTCAAGGACCGCCAGGTGAGCGCAAGCTCCAGCAACCGTAACTTCAAGGGCCGTCAGGGCAGCCCCTCGGGCCGCACCATCCTCATGAGCCCCGCCATGGTGGCCGCCGCCGCCATCGAAGGCAAGGTCACCGACGTCCGCAAGTACATCAAGTAA
- a CDS encoding 3-isopropylmalate dehydratase small subunit 2, producing the protein MNSIDIVKGSGVPVRGNDIDTDRIIPARFLKCVTFEGLGDNAFADDIAGLAAQGKVHPFRDPAYKNGSILVSNQNFGCGSSREHAPQALKRWGIRAIIAESYSEIFFGNCVAIGVPCYKVSHEVADKILAWIEAHPSEELVTSTESRTLKMGDETIELTLADGPRGQFLDGSWHARSALMANADKVQELASKLPYMQFLK; encoded by the coding sequence ATGAATTCTATCGACATTGTTAAAGGTTCCGGCGTTCCTGTACGCGGCAACGACATCGACACTGACCGTATCATCCCGGCACGCTTCCTCAAGTGCGTGACTTTCGAAGGCCTCGGCGACAACGCCTTTGCCGACGATATCGCAGGCCTCGCCGCACAGGGCAAGGTCCACCCGTTCCGCGATCCGGCCTACAAGAATGGCTCCATTCTCGTTTCGAACCAGAACTTCGGTTGCGGTTCCAGCCGTGAACACGCTCCGCAGGCTCTCAAGCGCTGGGGCATCCGCGCCATCATCGCCGAAAGCTACTCCGAAATCTTCTTCGGTAACTGCGTGGCTATCGGCGTTCCTTGCTACAAGGTAAGCCACGAAGTGGCAGACAAGATTCTCGCCTGGATCGAAGCACACCCGAGCGAAGAACTCGTCACCAGCACCGAAAGCCGCACGCTCAAGATGGGTGACGAAACCATCGAGCTCACGCTTGCCGACGGCCCCCGCGGTCAGTTCCTCGACGGTTCTTGGCACGCACGTTCTGCCCTCATGGCCAACGCCGACAAGGTGCAGGAACTTGCAAGCAAGCTGCCGTATATGCAGTTCTTGAAGTAA
- a CDS encoding murein L,D-transpeptidase family protein — MLSSPIDNILVEKAKRQMHLRNGDSVVKTYRISLGKNPMGAKVKSGDNKTPEGNYSIEWHNPKSRFHLSLKISYPNAEQIKAAKEGNYEPGGDIMIHGFPNKIPAFLFKFWHRWKDWTAGCIAVTNDEIEEIYAAVKDGTPITIKP, encoded by the coding sequence ATGCTCTCCTCTCCCATCGACAACATTCTCGTAGAAAAGGCAAAGCGCCAAATGCACTTGCGCAACGGCGATAGTGTTGTCAAGACATACAGAATTTCATTGGGTAAGAATCCCATGGGAGCGAAAGTCAAATCCGGCGACAACAAGACACCCGAGGGCAATTACTCCATCGAGTGGCACAATCCCAAAAGCAGGTTCCATTTATCGCTGAAGATTTCGTACCCGAACGCAGAGCAAATCAAGGCCGCGAAAGAAGGCAACTACGAGCCCGGCGGCGACATCATGATTCATGGCTTCCCGAACAAGATTCCGGCGTTTCTCTTTAAATTCTGGCACAGGTGGAAAGACTGGACCGCCGGTTGCATCGCCGTCACGAACGATGAAATCGAAGAAATCTACGCCGCCGTCAAAGACGGAACTCCGATAACCATCAAGCCTTAG
- a CDS encoding PH domain-containing protein, whose amino-acid sequence MDNELTLLIGKGEKILYAGKPDKRCFIFECIFNPLLPFALVWGLFDMFFIGAAFSSDKADEAAFFIIPFMALHMMPVWLYLGGALLSFRRYRNTAYIVTDKGIYASGGIFARTYKSKPFAELSHVDLHRGVFDQWFGVGDIITTSAQANPATMNGRRTSTNAGISIDSIANYAEVYKLVKQLQEDIYTDVMYPNDLRPSENHGYKSKYMR is encoded by the coding sequence ATGGACAATGAACTGACACTTTTGATAGGGAAGGGGGAAAAGATCCTTTATGCCGGCAAGCCGGACAAAAGGTGCTTTATCTTTGAATGTATTTTCAATCCATTGCTCCCGTTTGCGCTTGTCTGGGGACTCTTTGACATGTTTTTTATCGGGGCTGCATTCTCTTCGGACAAGGCGGACGAGGCGGCCTTCTTTATCATCCCGTTCATGGCGCTGCACATGATGCCGGTTTGGCTTTACTTGGGCGGGGCGCTGCTTTCGTTCAGACGGTACCGCAACACGGCCTATATCGTTACCGACAAAGGAATCTACGCTTCTGGCGGAATCTTTGCGAGGACCTATAAGTCAAAGCCTTTCGCGGAACTTTCCCATGTGGACTTGCATCGCGGCGTTTTTGACCAGTGGTTTGGCGTGGGCGACATCATTACGACCTCTGCGCAGGCCAATCCCGCCACGATGAACGGGCGTAGGACTTCTACCAACGCGGGCATTTCTATTGACAGCATCGCCAATTATGCAGAAGTGTACAAGCTCGTGAAACAGCTGCAAGAAGACATCTACACCGACGTGATGTATCCCAATGATTTGCGTCCTTCAGAAAATCACGGGTATAAGTCGAAGTATATGCGCTAA
- a CDS encoding superoxide dismutase — MIQQANGKFEMPALPYAAGDLAPVLSQETIEFHYGKHLQTYLNNLNAALPGSAFEGKTIGEIVTKAEGGVFNNAGQFLNHYMYFMQFKAPSAGNVPTGKIADAIARDFGSFEKFQEEFQAKGAGLFGSGWVWLSADASGKLVITQEGNAQNPLTKGLKPLLTFDVWEHAYYIDYRNRRPDYLKGLWQIVDWNVINNRLG; from the coding sequence ATGATTCAACAAGCTAACGGAAAATTTGAAATGCCGGCACTCCCGTACGCAGCGGGGGACTTGGCTCCGGTGCTCAGCCAGGAAACCATTGAATTCCACTACGGCAAGCATCTGCAGACTTACCTCAACAACCTGAATGCCGCCCTTCCGGGTAGCGCTTTCGAAGGCAAGACCATTGGCGAAATCGTGACCAAGGCCGAAGGCGGCGTGTTCAATAACGCAGGCCAGTTCCTGAACCACTACATGTATTTCATGCAGTTCAAGGCTCCTTCTGCCGGCAACGTTCCGACGGGCAAGATTGCCGACGCCATCGCTCGTGATTTCGGCTCCTTCGAAAAGTTCCAGGAAGAATTCCAGGCGAAGGGCGCAGGCCTCTTCGGTTCCGGCTGGGTATGGCTCTCTGCCGACGCTTCGGGCAAGCTCGTCATCACGCAGGAAGGCAACGCCCAGAACCCACTTACCAAGGGTCTCAAGCCGCTCCTCACGTTCGACGTGTGGGAACATGCCTACTACATCGACTACCGCAACCGCCGTCCGGATTACCTCAAGGGTCTCTGGCAGATTGTGGACTGGAACGTCATCAACAACCGTCTCGGCTAA
- a CDS encoding exo-beta-N-acetylmuramidase NamZ domain-containing protein, producing MTTLALSHFEKVFPANLKGKRLGAVLHPASVLPDLHYTLDLLKEYDGKLFKLSALFGPQHGIKGHTQDNMIEWEGYTDPELGIPVYSLYGEHREPTAEMLSHVDMMLVDLQDVGARYYTFIWTLFLCMKACEKAGIPVIVVDRPNPINCVDEEGPVLDLNYTSFVGLHSIRTRHAKTIGELAVQFKEERFPKCELYVLGMEGYDKKMWYDQTGLPWILPSPNMPTLDTAIVYPGMCLFEATNVSEGRGTTRPFEIFGAPFIDAVKLCKYMNDLKLPGVYFRENYFQPTFHKGAGQICGGAQIHVLDRDKFRSFDMAVKLLQYIFNEYPKDFAWKQPPYEYEFKKLPIDILLGNGTFRKEFIESSI from the coding sequence ATGACTACTTTAGCACTTTCACATTTTGAAAAAGTTTTCCCCGCAAATCTCAAGGGCAAGCGCCTCGGCGCGGTCCTGCACCCGGCATCGGTACTCCCGGATTTGCACTATACCCTCGATTTACTCAAAGAATACGACGGCAAGCTGTTTAAACTTTCTGCCCTTTTTGGCCCGCAGCACGGCATCAAGGGGCACACCCAGGACAACATGATTGAATGGGAGGGATACACCGACCCCGAACTGGGTATTCCCGTTTATAGCCTTTACGGTGAACACCGTGAACCCACCGCCGAAATGCTTTCCCACGTGGACATGATGCTCGTGGACTTGCAAGACGTGGGTGCCCGCTACTACACGTTTATCTGGACGCTGTTCCTTTGTATGAAAGCCTGCGAAAAGGCCGGAATCCCCGTGATTGTGGTGGACCGTCCGAACCCCATCAACTGCGTGGACGAAGAAGGCCCGGTGCTGGATTTGAATTACACGAGTTTCGTGGGCCTGCACAGCATCCGCACTCGCCACGCCAAGACAATCGGCGAACTTGCCGTCCAGTTCAAGGAAGAACGTTTCCCCAAGTGCGAACTCTACGTGCTCGGCATGGAAGGCTACGATAAAAAGATGTGGTACGATCAGACGGGTCTCCCGTGGATTTTGCCGAGTCCGAATATGCCGACTCTCGATACCGCCATCGTTTACCCGGGCATGTGCCTGTTCGAAGCGACCAACGTGAGCGAAGGTCGCGGCACTACACGCCCCTTCGAAATTTTCGGCGCGCCGTTTATCGATGCCGTCAAGCTTTGCAAGTACATGAACGACCTCAAGCTCCCGGGCGTGTATTTCCGCGAAAACTATTTCCAGCCCACCTTCCACAAGGGGGCTGGCCAGATTTGCGGCGGTGCGCAGATCCATGTGCTTGACCGCGACAAGTTCCGCAGTTTCGACATGGCGGTAAAGCTGTTGCAGTACATTTTCAACGAATACCCGAAGGATTTCGCCTGGAAACAGCCGCCTTACGAATATGAATTCAAGAAGTTGCCTATCGACATTCTTCTCGGTAACGGCACGTTCCGTAAGGAATTCATCGAAAGTAGCATTTAA
- a CDS encoding single-stranded DNA-binding protein, with protein sequence MAYLNKVMLIGNIGKDPVISASATGRKRVSFSLATSRRYRDNNGEQKEQTDWHNIVGWGKIADTMETLGVHKGMTLYVEGSLTNRSWTDQTTGQKRYSTEVNLDTFQLLTPRGQNGGNFQGGNSYSQSNNFSQASAPAYDAPAPEGVDDDLPF encoded by the coding sequence ATGGCTTATTTGAATAAAGTGATGCTTATCGGCAATATCGGCAAGGACCCCGTCATTAGCGCAAGCGCAACTGGTCGCAAGCGCGTATCGTTCTCCTTGGCCACCAGCCGTCGCTATCGTGATAACAATGGCGAACAGAAGGAACAGACTGACTGGCACAACATCGTAGGTTGGGGCAAAATCGCCGACACGATGGAAACCCTCGGCGTGCACAAGGGCATGACGCTCTATGTCGAAGGTTCGCTCACCAACCGCAGCTGGACCGACCAGACGACCGGTCAGAAGCGTTACAGCACCGAAGTCAACCTGGATACCTTCCAGCTTTTGACGCCGCGCGGCCAGAACGGCGGCAATTTCCAGGGAGGCAACTCCTACAGCCAGTCCAACAACTTTAGCCAGGCTAGCGCCCCCGCTTACGATGCTCCGGCACCGGAAGGCGTCGACGACGACCTGCCTTTCTAA
- a CDS encoding aspartate-semialdehyde dehydrogenase, which translates to MIRNVAIMGATGAVGQEILSILEERNFPLQSLKLLASERSAGKEFKFKGETLKCEVLNKDSFKGVDLVLSSAGAAISQEFAPIAVENGAVVVDNTSFFRMDPNVPLVVPEVNPEDIKLHKGIIANPNCTTIMMVVVLNPIEKISHIKKIHISSYQSASGAGAVAMEELKQQYKDILETGSTTHINKFPFQLAYNVIPQIDKMTENDYTKEEMKMFNETRKIMHSDVRTSATCVRVSSLRSHSESVWFETERPVSVEEIRNALKNAPGVTLKDDPQNYVYPMPLESAGKDNIFVGRIRKDLADENSNTLWLTGDQIRKGAALNAVQIGEILLKM; encoded by the coding sequence ATGATTCGCAACGTAGCCATTATGGGCGCAACTGGCGCCGTAGGCCAAGAAATCCTCTCCATCCTCGAAGAGCGCAATTTCCCGCTGCAGAGCTTGAAGCTCCTCGCTTCTGAACGCAGTGCCGGTAAGGAATTCAAGTTCAAGGGCGAAACTCTCAAGTGCGAAGTTCTGAACAAGGATTCTTTCAAGGGCGTTGACCTGGTGCTCAGCTCCGCTGGTGCCGCCATTTCTCAGGAATTTGCCCCGATCGCCGTCGAAAACGGTGCCGTGGTTGTCGACAACACGAGCTTCTTCCGTATGGATCCGAACGTTCCGCTGGTCGTTCCTGAAGTGAACCCGGAAGACATCAAGCTCCACAAGGGCATTATCGCTAACCCGAACTGCACGACCATCATGATGGTTGTGGTGCTCAACCCGATCGAAAAGATTTCCCACATCAAGAAGATCCACATTTCTTCTTACCAGAGCGCTAGCGGTGCAGGTGCCGTGGCCATGGAAGAACTCAAGCAGCAGTACAAGGATATCCTTGAAACCGGTTCTACCACCCACATCAACAAGTTCCCCTTCCAGCTCGCCTACAACGTGATTCCGCAGATCGACAAGATGACGGAAAACGACTACACGAAGGAAGAAATGAAGATGTTCAACGAAACGCGCAAGATCATGCACTCTGACGTTCGTACGAGCGCCACCTGCGTGCGCGTGAGCTCTCTCCGTTCTCACTCCGAATCCGTGTGGTTCGAAACCGAACGTCCGGTTTCTGTCGAAGAAATCCGCAACGCCCTCAAGAACGCTCCGGGCGTGACTCTCAAGGACGATCCGCAGAACTATGTGTACCCGATGCCGCTCGAAAGCGCTGGCAAGGACAACATCTTCGTGGGCCGTATCCGTAAGGACCTCGCCGATGAAAACAGCAACACGCTGTGGCTCACCGGTGACCAGATCCGCAAGGGCGCTGCTCTCAACGCCGTGCAAATCGGCGAAATCTTGCTCAAGATGTAA
- a CDS encoding aminopeptidase, translating into MTDPRITKLAENLINNAIALKQGENILIETTDTPDEVTTELVKAVAKVGGNAFVHNYRGRVRREMIKSATIEQMQLQADLAMAEMQKMQAYIAIRGADNALENCDINGRQMLNYRKINEDVLNYRVNKTRWCVLRWPNPSMAQGAKMSSEAFEDFYFEACLADYPKMAKAAQNLVDLMNHTDKVRLVANGTDLTFSIKDIPAIPCCGNMNIPDGEVYTAPVKTSVNGVIHYNTPTLYDGKYFSNIRLEFKDGKIVNATCESGDNVALNALFDTDEGGRYVGEFAIGFNPFVNAPMCDILFDEKIAGSIHFTPGRCYEEAPNGNISAIHWDLVLIMRPEYGGGEIWFDDKLIRKDGLFVIDELKCLNPDQLGK; encoded by the coding sequence ATGACTGATCCTCGCATCACCAAATTAGCTGAAAATTTGATTAACAATGCCATTGCACTTAAGCAGGGCGAAAACATCCTTATCGAAACGACCGACACGCCCGACGAAGTCACGACTGAACTTGTGAAGGCTGTCGCCAAAGTGGGCGGTAACGCATTCGTGCATAATTACCGCGGCCGTGTCCGTCGCGAAATGATCAAGTCGGCAACCATCGAACAGATGCAGCTTCAGGCCGATCTCGCCATGGCCGAAATGCAGAAGATGCAGGCTTACATCGCCATTCGCGGCGCCGATAACGCTCTCGAAAATTGCGATATCAATGGCCGCCAGATGCTTAACTACCGCAAGATCAACGAAGACGTGCTCAATTATCGCGTGAATAAGACGCGTTGGTGCGTGCTCCGCTGGCCGAACCCCTCCATGGCTCAGGGTGCCAAGATGAGTTCCGAGGCGTTCGAAGACTTCTATTTCGAAGCCTGCCTTGCCGACTATCCGAAGATGGCCAAGGCCGCGCAGAATCTCGTGGATCTCATGAACCATACCGACAAGGTTCGCCTGGTGGCAAACGGAACCGATCTGACCTTCAGCATCAAGGACATTCCGGCAATTCCGTGCTGCGGCAACATGAATATCCCCGATGGCGAAGTCTATACCGCACCGGTCAAGACAAGCGTGAACGGCGTGATTCATTACAATACGCCGACCCTTTACGATGGCAAGTACTTCAGCAATATCCGCCTGGAATTCAAGGACGGCAAGATTGTGAACGCCACTTGCGAATCCGGCGACAACGTGGCTCTCAACGCCCTCTTCGATACAGACGAAGGTGGCCGCTATGTGGGTGAGTTCGCTATCGGTTTCAACCCGTTCGTGAACGCTCCCATGTGCGACATCCTGTTCGACGAAAAGATTGCCGGCTCTATCCACTTTACGCCGGGCCGCTGCTACGAAGAAGCCCCGAACGGCAACATCAGCGCCATCCATTGGGACCTGGTGCTCATCATGCGCCCGGAATACGGTGGCGGCGAAATCTGGTTCGACGACAAGCTCATCCGCAAGGATGGCCTGTTTGTGATTGACGAACTCAAGTGCCTGAACCCGGACCAGCTCGGAAAATAA
- a CDS encoding AgmX/PglI C-terminal domain-containing protein, producing the protein MTAVIQTPDSFIASLLPDSDKKMVRIAGVSLLVAILLCFWATTYEVLIDDSIFVDPPTTEITATMNIIDKKEEKKPDKKPERKPQNIQSKRPGRGGKPVGRGNPRAPLNRGVIHALEAQTANASAAAYDLIKQSFAKDIDKVIKNTNGLQVTGKTKIGEVRGKISDGFNQGMFAGGSGGIGDDISNLVSGSAGAISTKAMGNIKAPKDTDIEWGSGPSSRSAADIMKVVRQRTPGLRHIYNKHLKKKPGFQGKVTLKFTIAPGGEIISISLVSSTTDYSEFDNEIKKSVGRWTFSKVKSGNTTVTIPFTFTE; encoded by the coding sequence ATGACAGCAGTAATCCAAACACCGGATTCGTTCATCGCGTCCCTGTTGCCGGATTCCGACAAAAAGATGGTGCGCATTGCAGGCGTATCGCTTCTTGTCGCGATTCTTCTGTGCTTCTGGGCAACGACGTACGAGGTGCTGATTGACGATTCCATTTTTGTGGATCCGCCAACCACCGAAATCACAGCAACCATGAACATCATCGACAAAAAGGAGGAAAAAAAGCCCGACAAGAAACCGGAACGAAAACCGCAAAATATCCAAAGCAAAAGGCCTGGCAGAGGCGGGAAACCCGTAGGGCGTGGTAACCCTCGAGCCCCGCTCAATCGTGGCGTTATTCATGCGCTAGAGGCTCAAACTGCAAATGCTTCGGCCGCCGCTTACGACTTGATCAAGCAAAGCTTTGCCAAGGATATCGACAAGGTCATCAAGAATACGAATGGCTTGCAGGTCACGGGTAAAACAAAAATTGGCGAAGTCCGTGGAAAAATTTCAGACGGATTTAACCAAGGCATGTTTGCCGGTGGCAGTGGCGGTATCGGCGACGATATCTCGAACCTGGTCAGTGGCTCTGCTGGAGCTATATCGACCAAGGCGATGGGAAATATAAAGGCTCCCAAGGATACCGATATCGAGTGGGGCTCCGGTCCTTCATCCCGTTCCGCTGCAGATATCATGAAGGTCGTCCGTCAGCGTACTCCGGGACTACGGCATATCTACAATAAACACCTCAAAAAGAAGCCGGGGTTCCAAGGAAAAGTAACGCTCAAATTCACGATTGCGCCGGGGGGCGAAATCATCAGCATTTCGCTGGTGTCGTCCACGACGGATTACAGCGAATTCGACAATGAAATCAAGAAATCTGTCGGTCGCTGGACATTCAGCAAGGTGAAATCAGGCAATACCACGGTGACAATCCCGTTTACCTTTACGGAATAA
- the alr gene encoding alanine racemase: MKLLATPPDLNKIARPNWIEINLDALCNNIQFIRSQIPANTKILLPVKADSYGHGSLACSFAAKFGGADYLGVAHISEGMLLRQYGMDLPILVLGPCTPADFAYFVEFQLTAAITDIRTAMAFDQFLRDTGTTCKAHLAIDTGMNRYGFDAEDFNNIRAALSLKNLHFEGMFTHLATADMPGNPKTEIQIQRFSRLVDVLEAEGLRPEICHCSSSAGTLTHPESHFDMVRPGLALYGYNCMGAAPSPWPIKPVMRIKSTIRHIHDVKPGETVSYGGYWMAQQPTRIATIAIGYGDGYLRGEYNKGFVFIRGQLCPILGRVCMDATMVDVSHIPDVQVGETVDVVNGELDFRISMESVADDHHTIPYELTSRVARRLYRKYYWKNRLVRWDYLRKEFGVKDFKEYPLR, encoded by the coding sequence ATGAAACTTTTAGCGACTCCTCCCGATTTAAATAAGATAGCGCGCCCGAACTGGATTGAAATCAACTTAGACGCACTCTGCAACAACATTCAATTTATCAGAAGCCAGATTCCGGCCAACACGAAGATTCTTTTGCCCGTCAAGGCGGACTCTTACGGTCACGGAAGCCTCGCCTGCTCCTTTGCCGCCAAATTCGGCGGTGCCGACTACCTGGGCGTAGCCCACATTAGCGAAGGCATGTTGCTTCGCCAGTACGGCATGGACTTGCCGATTCTGGTACTTGGCCCCTGCACTCCGGCTGATTTCGCCTACTTCGTCGAATTCCAGCTGACCGCGGCCATTACAGACATTCGTACCGCCATGGCGTTCGATCAGTTCCTGCGCGATACGGGAACCACCTGCAAGGCTCACTTGGCCATCGATACCGGCATGAACCGCTACGGTTTTGACGCCGAAGACTTTAACAACATCCGTGCAGCCCTTAGTCTCAAAAACTTGCACTTCGAAGGCATGTTCACTCACCTGGCCACCGCCGACATGCCGGGGAACCCGAAGACCGAAATTCAGATTCAGCGCTTTTCCCGCCTGGTCGACGTGCTTGAAGCCGAAGGACTCCGCCCCGAGATTTGCCACTGTTCTAGCTCGGCAGGAACCCTCACCCACCCCGAAAGCCACTTTGACATGGTGCGCCCGGGCCTTGCCCTTTACGGCTACAACTGCATGGGAGCAGCGCCTTCTCCTTGGCCGATCAAGCCAGTAATGCGAATCAAGTCTACCATTCGTCACATCCACGATGTAAAGCCCGGCGAAACCGTGAGCTACGGCGGTTACTGGATGGCCCAGCAGCCGACCCGCATCGCCACAATCGCTATCGGTTACGGCGACGGCTACCTGCGCGGCGAATACAACAAGGGATTTGTGTTCATTCGCGGACAGCTCTGCCCGATTCTTGGCCGCGTGTGCATGGACGCCACCATGGTTGACGTGAGCCACATTCCCGATGTGCAAGTCGGCGAAACAGTCGATGTCGTGAACGGCGAGCTGGATTTTCGCATTTCGATGGAAAGCGTGGCCGATGATCACCACACAATTCCGTACGAATTAACAAGCCGCGTCGCCCGCCGCCTGTACCGCAAGTATTACTGGAAGAACCGCCTAGTCCGCTGGGATTACCTGCGCAAGGAATTCGGCGTCAAGGACTTCAAGGAATACCCGCTGCGATAG